A genomic stretch from Anoplopoma fimbria isolate UVic2021 breed Golden Eagle Sablefish chromosome 8, Afim_UVic_2022, whole genome shotgun sequence includes:
- the rex1bd gene encoding required for excision 1-B domain-containing protein: MVPTDLKALIQRFYHLQSERVETYQLFEEGHEAYLRTGPHYDFDHYRQLVNEITQAFCGISKEMLEIKGRLHNEFDRPALSEHIEKLQSKEKQKLELTAKLQLARQRAQDHPEDEDCQEQIQEIKQEIIKNKEALSEIMQDFKYDSEEFD; the protein is encoded by the exons ATG GTCCCGACAGACTTGAAAGCCCTGATCCAGAGGTTTTATCACCTTCAGTCTGAGCGGGTGGAGACGTATCAGCTCTTTGAAGA AGGACATGAGGCCTACTTGAGGACGGGGCCCCATTATGACTTCGACCACTACAGGCAGCTGGTCAACGAGATAACGCAGGCCTTCTGCGGCATCTCCAAGGAAATGCTGGAGATCAAGGGGAGGCTGCACAACGAGTTTGACAGGCCAGCTCTATCCGAGCACATTGAAAAGCTGCAGagcaaagagaagcagaaactGGAACTG ACAGCCAAGCTGCAGCTGGCCAGGCAGCGGGCCCAGGATCACCCGGAGGACGAGGACTGTCAAGAACAGATTCAGGAGATCAAGCAAGA GATCATCAAGAACAAAGAGGCCCTGAGTGAAATCATGCAGGACTTTAAGTATGACTCTGaggagtttgattga